A window of Pedobacter lusitanus contains these coding sequences:
- a CDS encoding Sec-independent protein translocase subunit TatA/TatB — MYTGIVLEFLNMGGSEIMLILAVVLLLFGGKKLPELARGLGKGIRDFKDASEGVKREIHRNINAMDIEDEIKATDAAYPSTPKTGTEAHDANNSAHVDPSAPVTVPAETPAAETPSEIEKNKI; from the coding sequence ATGTATACTGGAATAGTATTAGAATTTTTAAATATGGGCGGCAGTGAGATCATGCTTATCCTTGCAGTTGTATTGCTGTTATTCGGAGGTAAAAAATTACCTGAACTGGCAAGAGGACTGGGAAAAGGAATAAGAGATTTTAAAGACGCTTCGGAAGGAGTGAAAAGAGAGATTCACCGGAATATAAATGCAATGGATATTGAGGATGAAATCAAAGCTACTGACGCAGCTTATCCTTCAACTCCAAAAACAGGCACAGAAGCTCATGATGCAAACAACTCTGCTCATGTTGATCCTTCTGCACCGGTAACAGTACCTGCGGAAACTCCAGCTGCAGAAACCCCATCGGAAATAGAAAAAAACAAAATTTAA
- the tatA gene encoding twin-arginine translocase TatA/TatE family subunit: protein MLNTTILAALGTPEIIIILVVVLLLFGGKKIPELMRGLGKGVKEFKDGKDGADNDPVDTNNTHKPQ from the coding sequence ATGTTAAACACAACAATATTAGCAGCACTGGGTACCCCAGAGATCATTATTATTCTAGTAGTTGTTTTGCTGCTTTTTGGCGGTAAAAAAATTCCTGAATTAATGCGTGGACTGGGTAAAGGCGTTAAAGAATTTAAAGATGGTAAAGACGGAGCAGATAATGATCCTGTTGATACTAACAACACACATAAACCACAATAG
- the gatA gene encoding Asp-tRNA(Asn)/Glu-tRNA(Gln) amidotransferase subunit GatA, with translation MKKYNSLSEIQALIAQKKLDLPDLLDYYFTQIKTQQHLNVFNEVFVDSASKQAVHVQQKINNGTAGKLAGMVIGIKDNILYKDHITTASSKMLEGFISPYSSTVVSRLIEQDAIIIGRTNCDEFAMGGSNETSYYGPVKNAADTERVAGGSSGGSAVAVQADMCLAALGTDTGGSVRQPAAFCGCFGLKPTYGRISRYGVIAYASSFDQVGPVTSSVSDAALLLEVLAGADEDDSTVSRLPVPDYLSALNTSSPKKIAVLKETLESEALDPEIKTAILQAIEEFKQQGHTIEYVSFDLLDYLVPTYYVLTAAEASSNLSRYDGVHYGHRNLQAENLNQLYKKSRAEGFGEEVKRRILLGTFVLSAGYYDAYYQKAQQVRRLIREKIETLFTDFDIILTPVAPTPPFKIGENIQDPLVMYMADIFTVLASLTGVPAIAIPLGNNKLGLPLSLQLMGKHFDEGSLLSLSQSFTYLFPPGS, from the coding sequence TTGAAGAAGTATAACTCTCTGTCAGAGATACAAGCGCTTATTGCACAAAAAAAGCTTGATCTTCCTGATTTACTCGACTATTATTTTACGCAAATAAAAACACAGCAACACCTCAATGTATTCAATGAGGTGTTTGTTGATTCTGCCAGTAAACAGGCAGTTCATGTTCAGCAGAAAATAAATAATGGTACAGCCGGTAAACTGGCAGGGATGGTGATTGGTATAAAAGATAATATTCTTTATAAGGATCATATTACTACTGCATCTTCAAAAATGCTTGAAGGATTTATTTCTCCTTATTCTTCTACCGTTGTCAGCAGATTGATTGAACAGGATGCCATTATCATTGGCAGAACCAACTGTGATGAATTTGCAATGGGCGGCTCTAATGAAACGTCTTATTACGGCCCGGTAAAGAATGCCGCAGATACTGAAAGAGTAGCAGGTGGTTCATCGGGTGGTTCTGCAGTAGCAGTACAGGCTGACATGTGTTTAGCTGCACTGGGCACCGATACTGGTGGTTCGGTCAGACAACCTGCAGCATTCTGTGGTTGTTTTGGTTTAAAGCCAACTTACGGCCGCATTTCAAGATATGGTGTCATTGCCTACGCTTCTTCCTTTGATCAGGTTGGGCCGGTTACCTCTTCGGTGAGTGATGCTGCATTACTGCTGGAAGTACTTGCAGGAGCTGATGAGGATGACAGTACAGTATCGCGTTTGCCTGTTCCGGATTATCTGTCAGCACTAAATACCTCTTCTCCAAAAAAGATTGCTGTATTAAAAGAAACACTGGAAAGTGAAGCTCTTGATCCTGAAATTAAGACTGCGATTCTGCAGGCAATAGAAGAGTTTAAACAACAGGGGCACACGATTGAGTATGTGTCTTTTGATCTGCTGGACTATCTTGTCCCTACTTATTATGTACTGACAGCAGCAGAAGCATCTTCTAATCTTTCCAGATATGATGGGGTGCATTATGGTCACCGTAATCTGCAGGCAGAAAACCTGAATCAGTTGTATAAAAAATCCAGAGCTGAAGGTTTTGGAGAAGAAGTGAAAAGAAGAATCCTGCTGGGTACTTTTGTACTGAGCGCAGGATATTATGATGCATACTATCAGAAAGCGCAGCAGGTAAGACGCCTGATCAGAGAAAAAATTGAAACACTTTTTACAGATTTCGATATTATCCTTACACCGGTTGCACCCACGCCACCGTTTAAAATAGGTGAAAATATACAGGATCCGCTGGTGATGTATATGGCCGATATTTTTACTGTACTGGCCTCATTAACCGGGGTTCCGGCAATAGCTATCCCTCTGGGCAATAATAAGCTGGGTTTACCGTTAAGTCTTCAGTTAATGGGTAAACACTTTGACGAAGGAAGCCTGCTTTCGCTGTCACAGAGTTTTACTTATTTATTTCCACCCGGATCATAA
- a CDS encoding lytic transglycosylase domain-containing protein, with protein sequence MKRNVLILSFCLLTFAAFSSSAQQKINRLDSISPISFLSTTYTGDTTAVPQVLENPLFYNYNFAYKKRLDSIQREIPLSYNESVQRYIDVYSGRKDMMGKMLGLSEYYFPIFENALKAYDVPSELKFLPIIESSMNSHAISRVGATGLWQFMFSTAKDYGLNMDNFVDERKDPIQASYAAAAYFKAAYRELGDWLLAIAAYNCGTGNVNRAIAKAHSRDFWAIRPFLPQETRNYVPAFIAAIYVMNCPDKHQIKAQKSLFAIKTDTIQVSRFVSLPELAQALAMEESDLCTLNPSYKKKIVNGSADQPKRIIIPKVSLANFAGIYEVLNNNVVETSTRVILASNDDRRLHKKQRASAESGHGIKYHKVGAGQNLSAIADRYNVEVQDLKVWNKLKGSNIVPGQRLIVSRKSGIARVNEGKSGKKYISYKAKGKSRSGASERL encoded by the coding sequence ATGAAAAGAAATGTACTTATCCTCTCATTTTGTCTATTAACCTTCGCCGCTTTCAGCAGCAGCGCACAACAAAAGATCAACAGGCTGGATTCCATTTCTCCGATCAGCTTTCTGTCCACTACATATACAGGTGATACTACTGCAGTTCCCCAGGTATTGGAAAACCCACTGTTTTACAATTATAATTTTGCCTATAAAAAGCGCCTGGATTCCATTCAAAGAGAAATTCCTTTGAGCTATAATGAATCAGTGCAGCGTTATATTGATGTTTACAGCGGCAGAAAGGATATGATGGGTAAAATGCTCGGACTTTCTGAATACTATTTCCCGATATTTGAAAATGCACTTAAAGCTTATGATGTTCCTTCGGAACTTAAGTTTTTGCCAATCATAGAATCTTCAATGAATTCTCATGCTATATCCAGGGTCGGTGCGACAGGATTATGGCAGTTTATGTTCTCCACAGCCAAAGACTATGGATTAAACATGGATAATTTTGTAGATGAACGCAAAGATCCTATTCAGGCCAGTTATGCGGCTGCGGCCTATTTTAAAGCTGCTTATCGTGAACTGGGTGACTGGTTACTGGCTATTGCTGCCTATAACTGTGGTACCGGTAATGTCAACAGGGCTATTGCCAAAGCACATTCAAGAGATTTCTGGGCAATCAGACCTTTCCTGCCACAGGAAACACGCAATTATGTTCCTGCTTTTATTGCAGCGATCTATGTGATGAACTGTCCTGATAAACATCAGATTAAAGCGCAAAAATCATTATTTGCCATTAAAACCGATACGATACAGGTGAGCAGATTCGTCTCTTTACCAGAACTGGCTCAGGCTCTGGCAATGGAAGAAAGTGATCTATGTACGCTGAATCCTTCCTACAAGAAAAAAATCGTTAACGGATCAGCAGATCAGCCCAAGCGTATTATCATACCCAAGGTAAGTCTTGCAAATTTTGCAGGTATTTATGAGGTGCTGAATAACAATGTCGTGGAAACCAGTACCCGGGTTATTCTTGCTTCCAATGATGACAGAAGACTGCATAAAAAGCAGAGAGCCTCTGCAGAAAGCGGGCATGGGATTAAATATCACAAAGTTGGCGCCGGCCAGAATTTAAGTGCAATTGCCGATCGGTACAATGTAGAAGTTCAGGATCTGAAAGTATGGAATAAGCTGAAGGGAAGTAATATTGTTCCTGGTCAGCGTTTAATTGTTTCCAGAAAATCAGGAATTGCCAGAGTGAATGAGGGCAAATCCGGGAAGAAATACATTTCTTATAAAGCCAAAGGAAAATCGCGCTCAGGAGCATCAGAAAGGTTATAA
- a CDS encoding NADP-dependent malic enzyme yields MSKINRKQDALDYHSQGRPGKIEVIPTKPTNSQRDLALAYSPGVAEPCLKIADHKEDVYKYTAKGNLVAVISNGTAVLGLGNIGPEASKPVMEGKGLLFKIFADIDVFDLELDATNVDEFVSIVKALEPTFGGVNLEDIKAPECFEIERRLKEVMNIPVMHDDQHGTAIISAAALLNACELQKKKIAQIKIVVNGAGAAAISCSRLYISLGAKKENLVMCDRSGVIRNTRENLDPTKAEFATARNLSTLAEALKDADVFIGLSSADCVTAEMLKSMARNPIVFAMANPNPEIAYELAVSSRKDLIMATGRSDYPNQVNNVLGFPYIFRGALDVRATGINEPMKIAAVRAIAELAKKSVPEAVNMAYNERNIKFGKEYIIPKPMDSRLITNVSMAVAKAAIDSGIARKIITDWDAYAEELKQRLGGDDAIMRAITNKAKSDPKRVVFAEADNYKILKAAQIVKDENIAIPILLGNKEVIQQIIEETALELEGVLIIDPFQEPERMAKYSESLYQKRQRKGITLFEATKLMRDRNYFGSSMVEFGEADAMISGLTKNYASTIKPALQIIGTEAGVNRVAGMYMMMTKKGPVFFGDTTVNVDPTVQELVDLTLLLERSVAKFNIQPRIALLSYSNFGSNDGVVPQKVRQAVKILHDKHPEILVDGEMQANFAISNSLLKDNFPFSRLAESPANTLVFPNLESGNIAYKLLQELGEAEAVGPILLGLKKPVHIVQLGSSVREIVNMVTIAVLDVQGKQAGAKPKRTGLLRKTSKE; encoded by the coding sequence ATGAGCAAAATTAACAGGAAGCAAGATGCATTAGATTACCATTCGCAGGGCAGGCCGGGCAAGATAGAAGTTATTCCAACCAAACCGACTAATTCGCAAAGAGATTTAGCACTGGCTTACTCTCCGGGAGTAGCTGAACCCTGTCTGAAAATCGCAGATCATAAAGAAGATGTTTATAAATATACTGCTAAAGGGAACCTGGTAGCGGTAATCAGTAACGGAACAGCAGTTCTGGGACTGGGCAATATAGGTCCGGAAGCCTCTAAACCAGTAATGGAAGGTAAAGGCTTATTGTTTAAGATTTTTGCAGACATTGACGTGTTTGACCTGGAGCTTGATGCAACTAACGTAGACGAGTTTGTCAGTATCGTTAAAGCGCTTGAACCGACTTTCGGCGGAGTTAACCTGGAGGATATTAAAGCCCCTGAGTGTTTTGAAATAGAACGCAGACTGAAAGAGGTCATGAATATTCCGGTTATGCATGATGATCAGCATGGTACTGCAATTATTTCTGCAGCAGCTTTACTGAACGCCTGCGAACTGCAAAAGAAGAAAATAGCTCAAATTAAGATTGTGGTTAATGGTGCAGGTGCAGCAGCAATATCCTGCAGCCGTCTGTATATTTCCCTGGGTGCTAAAAAAGAAAACCTGGTGATGTGTGACAGATCCGGGGTTATCCGTAATACGCGCGAAAACCTGGATCCTACAAAAGCTGAATTTGCTACTGCAAGAAATCTGTCGACACTGGCAGAAGCACTGAAAGATGCTGATGTGTTTATTGGTTTGTCATCTGCTGATTGTGTAACTGCAGAGATGTTAAAATCAATGGCCCGTAATCCGATTGTGTTTGCAATGGCTAATCCTAATCCGGAGATAGCTTATGAGCTTGCTGTCAGTTCACGTAAAGATCTGATTATGGCTACAGGCCGCTCTGATTATCCTAACCAGGTGAATAATGTACTGGGATTCCCTTATATCTTTAGAGGAGCTCTGGATGTAAGAGCAACAGGAATTAACGAGCCAATGAAGATAGCTGCGGTCAGAGCAATTGCAGAACTGGCAAAAAAATCTGTACCGGAAGCTGTTAATATGGCTTATAATGAAAGAAATATCAAATTTGGTAAGGAGTATATCATTCCAAAGCCAATGGACTCGAGATTAATTACCAACGTATCCATGGCAGTAGCCAAAGCAGCTATAGATTCTGGTATTGCCCGTAAAATTATTACAGACTGGGACGCTTACGCAGAAGAACTGAAACAAAGGCTGGGTGGCGATGATGCCATTATGCGTGCGATCACGAATAAAGCTAAATCTGATCCTAAACGTGTGGTTTTTGCTGAGGCAGATAACTATAAGATTTTAAAAGCTGCGCAGATTGTTAAGGATGAAAACATAGCTATCCCAATTTTACTGGGTAATAAAGAGGTTATTCAGCAAATTATTGAAGAAACAGCGCTGGAGCTGGAAGGCGTATTGATTATCGATCCTTTCCAGGAGCCTGAACGTATGGCTAAGTATTCAGAATCACTGTATCAGAAAAGACAGCGTAAGGGTATTACCCTTTTTGAGGCTACTAAATTAATGCGTGACAGGAATTATTTTGGGTCTTCGATGGTAGAATTTGGTGAGGCTGATGCGATGATTTCAGGACTGACTAAAAACTATGCTTCAACAATTAAACCTGCACTGCAGATTATAGGAACTGAAGCAGGAGTGAACAGGGTTGCCGGAATGTATATGATGATGACCAAGAAGGGGCCGGTTTTCTTTGGAGATACTACCGTAAATGTTGATCCTACTGTACAGGAACTGGTCGATCTGACTTTGCTGCTGGAACGTTCTGTAGCTAAATTTAATATACAACCAAGAATTGCTTTACTTTCTTACTCTAACTTTGGTTCTAATGATGGTGTTGTTCCCCAGAAAGTAAGACAGGCAGTAAAAATATTGCATGACAAGCATCCTGAAATTCTTGTAGATGGAGAAATGCAGGCAAATTTTGCAATTAGCAATTCATTATTAAAAGATAACTTTCCTTTTAGTAGATTAGCGGAAAGCCCGGCGAATACACTGGTTTTTCCAAATTTGGAATCAGGAAATATTGCCTATAAATTATTACAGGAATTAGGTGAAGCCGAAGCTGTAGGACCAATATTACTGGGGCTGAAAAAGCCGGTGCACATTGTGCAGCTTGGAAGTTCGGTAAGGGAGATTGTGAATATGGTGACTATCGCTGTACTGGATGTACAGGGAAAACAGGCGGGTGCAAAACCCAAAAGAACAGGATTATTAAGAAAAACGAGTAAAGAATAA
- the ruvA gene encoding Holliday junction branch migration protein RuvA — MYDYIDGRLTFKCPAYIVVEAGGIGYHINISLNTYSSLGDSERCKIYVWLHVKEDAHTLYGFIDEGERRLFLHLISVSGIGPNTGRMMLSSITPAEIQTAIVNADLPLIQRIKGIGVKSAQRLVLELQDKLKKEGTGSLIAAPLNHTVREEALSALTMLGFAKAPAEKAIDNAIKNGGQDLTVEQMIKIALKNL; from the coding sequence ATGTATGACTATATTGATGGCAGGCTGACTTTTAAGTGTCCTGCTTATATTGTGGTAGAGGCTGGTGGTATTGGGTATCACATCAATATATCATTGAATACCTATAGCAGTCTGGGAGATAGTGAGCGTTGCAAAATATATGTCTGGCTGCATGTTAAAGAAGATGCACATACTTTATACGGCTTTATAGATGAAGGAGAACGCAGACTGTTTTTACACCTGATATCGGTTTCCGGTATCGGACCAAATACAGGTCGTATGATGCTTTCGTCTATTACGCCTGCCGAAATTCAAACTGCTATAGTAAACGCTGATTTACCTTTGATACAACGTATCAAAGGTATCGGTGTTAAATCAGCACAGCGCTTAGTTTTAGAGCTTCAGGACAAATTGAAAAAAGAGGGTACGGGATCGCTGATAGCCGCACCACTGAATCATACTGTCAGAGAAGAGGCATTATCTGCATTAACGATGCTTGGATTTGCGAAAGCACCGGCAGAGAAAGCAATTGACAATGCAATTAAGAATGGAGGACAAGATTTAACTGTTGAACAGATGATTAAAATAGCTTTAAAGAACTTATAA